Proteins encoded by one window of Canis lupus dingo isolate Sandy chromosome 22, ASM325472v2, whole genome shotgun sequence:
- the LOC125753349 gene encoding transcriptional regulatory protein AlgP-like, protein MPAGSRAGRSPGRLLGAGSPRGGRARTTRGCGGTELGPRGRRHHARAPGASEASGRRPSRGPRAHAAWEAAPRPGPAPRHCSGPRGAARRGEARPVRSARAAQAGTAAASHADAGPRRRPAASPRARPKLASLAQLWSRVSTDGDLRSRGPKGRAQPSRRPSAAGRDRGTPSPGNPEAPACEPNAARERAAAGDSHGLSQFPSLRGLVTQAASPPSLTPAARGRAGRRGSLRRAPGACADVWVGAGPGAGSPSLGRLCRLAGLRGPRPPPADGQRLTCPGGFRRALGQLGAGLRRSRGGRSSPSSRGPRGRDPRLDEAARRVLPLRKAKHWPNWGS, encoded by the exons ATGCCAGCGGGCTCCCGCGCCGGCCGCTCGCCGGGCCGCCTCCTCGGGGCGGGGT CCCCGAGGGGAGGCCGAGCGCGCACGACCCGGGGCTGCGGCGGCACCGAGCTGGGACCCCGCGGCCGGCGGCACCACGCCCGTGCGCCCGGGGCCTCGGAGGCTTCGGGGAGGCGGCCTTCCCGCGGACCGAGAGCGCACGCGGCCTGGGAAGCGGCGCCCCGTCCGGGCCCGGCGCCGCGGCACTGCTCGGGCCCCCGAGGCGCGGCGAGGCGCGGCGAGGCGAGGCCGGTGCGGAGCGCCCGGGCGGCGCAGGCCGGGACCGCCGCTGCGAGCCACGCGGATGCCGGCCCGCGGCGGCGACCTGCCGCGTCACCTCGGGCGAGACCGAAACTTGCGAGCCTCGCCCAGCTCTGGAGCCGAGTGAGCACCGACGGCGACCTGCGGTCCCGCGGGCCGAAGGGGCGCGCCCAGCCTTCCCGCCGCCCCTCCGCAGCCGGCCGGGACCGCGGGACGCCGAGCCCGGGAAACCCAGAAGCGCCGGCCTGCGAGCCCAACGCGGCCCGCGAACGGGCGGCTGCCGGCGACAGCCACGGCCTTTCCCAGTTCCCATCCCTGAGGGGCCTCGTCACCCAGGCCGCTTCACCCCCTTCTCTGACCCCGGCGGCGAGAGGGcgcgcggggaggcgggggagtTTGCGCCGGGCCCCGGGCGCATGCGCAGACGTTTGGGTTGGGGCGGGTCCCGGGGCGGGGAGCCCGTCTTTAGGGCGGCTCTGCCGATTGGCCGGTCTGCGCGGGCCACGCCCACCGCCTGCTGATGGACAGCGCCTTACCTGCCCGGGCGGATTCCGCCGCGCTCTGGGGCAGCTTGGGGCAGGCCTTCGCCGGAGTCGCGGTGGACGCTCCAGCCCGAGTTCCCGGGGTCCTCGCGGCCGTGATCCCCGCCTGGACGAGGCCGCCCGTCGCGTCCTGCCCCTGCGGAAAGCCAAACACTGGCCTAACTGGGGGTCTTAA